From Rudanella lutea DSM 19387, a single genomic window includes:
- the uxuA gene encoding mannonate dehydratase produces the protein MGMLQTMRWFGPNDPVSLMDIRQAGCTGVVTALHQIPVGEVWSVEAIRERIALVEADNARYTPLHWAVVESLPVHEDIKKRGPGRDRFIENYKTSIRNLAACGIRTVCYNFMPVLDWSRTNLSYEMPDGSRGLRFVWEDFALFDLCILRRPGAEAAYEPEVIESARARYAQLSAEALAELTSVVLLGLPGSEEAFSLETFQGLLDGYATIGDAELRQNLYTFIAEVAPVAAEAGVNLCIHPDDPPFPLLGLPRVVSTEADLAQLMEACPLRANGITFCTGSLGVRPDNDLPGIVQRWGDRIHFVHLRTTKRENEGPPTRPRDFHEADHLAGDVDMYAVVKALVLEGQRRAEAGLGETSIPMRPDHGHQMLDDLNKKTYPGYSAIGRLRGLAELRGLELGISRGLGI, from the coding sequence ATGGGTATGTTACAAACGATGCGCTGGTTCGGGCCGAACGATCCGGTGTCACTGATGGATATTCGGCAGGCAGGCTGCACGGGCGTCGTGACAGCCCTGCATCAAATTCCCGTCGGGGAGGTGTGGTCGGTGGAAGCCATCCGCGAGCGTATCGCGTTGGTCGAAGCCGACAATGCCCGCTACACGCCCCTGCACTGGGCGGTGGTGGAGAGCCTGCCCGTACACGAGGACATTAAAAAGCGAGGCCCGGGCCGCGACCGATTTATCGAAAACTATAAAACGTCGATTCGAAACCTGGCCGCGTGCGGCATCCGGACGGTCTGCTACAACTTTATGCCCGTCCTCGACTGGTCGCGCACGAACCTAAGCTACGAGATGCCCGATGGCTCGCGGGGGCTTCGGTTTGTGTGGGAAGACTTCGCTTTGTTTGACCTGTGTATTCTCCGGCGGCCCGGTGCCGAAGCGGCCTACGAGCCTGAGGTAATCGAGTCGGCCCGCGCCCGGTACGCCCAATTATCGGCTGAGGCCCTGGCTGAGTTGACATCGGTGGTGCTGCTGGGGTTGCCCGGTTCCGAAGAAGCCTTTTCGCTCGAAACGTTTCAGGGGCTGCTCGATGGGTACGCGACGATCGGTGATGCCGAGCTGCGGCAGAATCTGTACACCTTTATTGCCGAAGTTGCCCCGGTAGCGGCCGAGGCTGGCGTCAATCTCTGCATTCACCCCGACGACCCGCCGTTTCCGTTGCTTGGGCTGCCCCGGGTGGTGAGTACCGAGGCCGATCTGGCTCAGTTGATGGAGGCCTGCCCGCTGCGGGCCAACGGGATTACATTCTGCACGGGCTCGCTCGGCGTGCGGCCCGACAATGACCTGCCCGGTATTGTGCAGCGTTGGGGCGACCGGATTCATTTCGTCCATCTTCGCACCACGAAGCGCGAAAACGAGGGACCACCGACCCGCCCCCGTGACTTCCACGAAGCCGACCACCTGGCGGGCGATGTAGATATGTACGCGGTGGTGAAGGCACTGGTGCTCGAAGGGCAACGACGCGCCGAGGCTGGCCTTGGCGAAACGAGCATCCCGATGCGGCCCGACCACGGGCATCAGATGCTCGATGATCTAAACAAGAAAACGTACCCTGGTTATTCGGCCATTGGACGCCTGCGCGGCCTCGCCGAACTGCGCGGGCTGGAACTGGGCATTAGCCGGGGTTTGGGTATTTAG
- a CDS encoding Dabb family protein has protein sequence MNRRDFIQQAPQTVAAATLISPVAPESAPAKPFVHHVYFWLANPDSETDRKQLLAALETLKTVPVIRQAYIGTPASTNRDVIDRSYQVSWLLFFDSLADEEIYQKHPIHLEFVKKHSHLWKKVVVYDSVSLSTK, from the coding sequence ATGAATCGTCGCGATTTTATCCAGCAGGCGCCCCAAACGGTGGCCGCAGCTACGTTGATCAGCCCTGTAGCCCCTGAGTCGGCACCGGCCAAGCCGTTTGTGCACCATGTTTATTTCTGGCTGGCCAACCCCGACAGTGAGACCGACCGGAAGCAACTGCTGGCCGCGCTCGAAACGCTAAAAACGGTGCCTGTTATTCGGCAGGCCTATATTGGCACACCCGCGAGTACAAACCGCGATGTGATCGACCGGTCGTATCAGGTGTCCTGGCTGTTGTTTTTTGACTCCCTGGCCGACGAGGAGATCTATCAGAAACACCCCATTCACCTCGAATTCGTGAAAAAGCACAGCCACCTCTGGAAAAAAGTGGTCGTGTACGATTCAGTCAGTTTGTCAACTAAATAG
- a CDS encoding pirin family protein, with the protein MRTIKRVHRAEYRPIADLITYSPLPTRQLAQIDPFLFLNHHGYQTYPANNHGLPFGPHPHRGMETVTFIVEGDIMHKDSQGYQSVITAGGVQWMTAGRGLIHAEVSSDAFRQAGGPLEILQLWVNLPARFKMTEPTYTGLQRDAIPSVSPAEGVQIRLVSGNWAGQPGAFATLTDVFLATVDLKAGSTVTLPVEASRNILFYLIRGMLTVNGQAVAQRELVEFNRDGEILEVSATTDALLLFGHAEPFDEPVVANGPFVMNTEDEIRQAYMDYRMGKFGVWNE; encoded by the coding sequence ATGAGAACGATAAAGCGTGTGCATCGGGCCGAGTACCGTCCGATTGCCGATCTGATTACCTATTCACCCCTGCCGACACGCCAACTGGCGCAGATTGACCCGTTTTTGTTTCTGAATCATCACGGCTACCAGACCTACCCGGCCAATAACCACGGGTTACCCTTCGGGCCGCATCCGCACCGGGGCATGGAAACCGTGACGTTTATTGTGGAAGGCGACATCATGCACAAAGACTCGCAGGGGTATCAGAGTGTGATTACGGCCGGTGGGGTGCAGTGGATGACCGCCGGGCGCGGACTGATTCATGCTGAGGTGTCGTCAGATGCGTTTCGGCAGGCGGGTGGACCACTCGAAATTCTGCAACTCTGGGTGAATCTGCCCGCCCGGTTCAAAATGACTGAGCCTACCTATACTGGCTTACAGCGCGACGCCATTCCGTCCGTGAGCCCCGCCGAAGGCGTGCAGATTCGGTTGGTGTCGGGCAATTGGGCCGGGCAGCCGGGCGCGTTTGCTACGCTGACGGATGTGTTTCTGGCGACGGTCGATCTGAAAGCTGGCAGTACCGTAACCCTGCCCGTTGAAGCGAGTCGGAATATCCTGTTTTACCTTATCCGGGGTATGCTCACCGTAAATGGACAGGCTGTAGCGCAGCGCGAACTGGTGGAGTTTAACCGGGATGGCGAAATCCTTGAGGTCTCCGCCACGACGGATGCCCTCCTGTTGTTTGGTCATGCCGAGCCGTTCGACGAGCCGGTGGTAGCCAACGGACCGTTTGTGATGAATACGGAAGACGAAATCCGCCAAGCGTACATGGATTACCGCATGGGAAAGTTTGGTGTCTGGAACGAGTAA
- a CDS encoding RagB/SusD family nutrient uptake outer membrane protein has product MKIHTFFKRGTWGLMLTAVLATGCQEVLEQEFRSDLGPEFFATAGGLEGGVTASYSIARFFWGSEGYTYTENAGTDESILGASDGNRTFFEYTNILPSVGEVASIWNNSYQAINNLNGVLKFGPSASIDPARRTVLLAEAKFLRAFYYFQLVRNFGDVPLSLSFIDVPTTSATRAPQAEVYAAMIKDLTEAVQELPATSNQSKGRATKPAALHLLAKVYLTRGWSAAAQPSDFATAAATARQLIDNQATYGLGLEQDFANVFREGNEYGRESIFVVDRNTDPSYAESQFNNSPQIANGNKENRLNFYWVSLYTNALNVNFGISGAPANSIAVMDRDTRNGRPFRRFRPTNYTLNTAFAERNNDSRYFKTFQSAWIFNRTTPVTTSRGSLVAGRDTAIWMPGVEVTEAQRRAFKGVILAPSQYTADLHPTMTKHAAVNRLTVNESSYRPIILFRLADTYLLAAEAYIKDNKPQEAAAMINAVRQRAAFKATNTAAQNAAAATAMTISPAQATLDFLLDERTRELYGENTRWHDLVRTQSLKRRLEQYNPTPGFRDFHLLRPIPQSQIDLTTTGPKFPQNPGYN; this is encoded by the coding sequence ATGAAAATTCATACGTTTTTCAAAAGGGGTACGTGGGGCCTTATGCTGACAGCGGTGTTGGCAACGGGCTGCCAGGAGGTACTCGAACAGGAGTTTCGTTCGGATCTGGGTCCTGAGTTCTTCGCAACGGCCGGTGGCCTGGAAGGGGGCGTAACGGCTTCGTATTCGATTGCCCGCTTTTTCTGGGGATCGGAGGGCTACACCTACACCGAAAACGCCGGCACCGACGAGTCGATTCTGGGCGCCAGCGACGGAAACCGGACCTTTTTTGAATACACCAACATTCTGCCGTCGGTAGGGGAGGTAGCTTCGATTTGGAACAATAGTTACCAGGCCATCAACAACCTCAACGGGGTGCTCAAATTCGGGCCGTCAGCTTCCATTGATCCGGCCCGCCGGACGGTGTTGCTCGCCGAAGCTAAGTTTTTGCGGGCGTTTTATTACTTCCAGCTCGTGCGCAACTTCGGCGATGTGCCCCTGAGCCTCAGCTTTATCGATGTGCCTACTACGTCGGCTACCCGCGCTCCGCAGGCCGAGGTGTACGCGGCCATGATCAAAGACCTGACCGAAGCCGTGCAGGAGTTGCCCGCCACCTCAAACCAGTCGAAAGGCCGGGCTACCAAACCAGCCGCGCTGCATTTATTGGCAAAAGTCTATCTAACCCGCGGCTGGTCGGCAGCGGCTCAACCGTCTGATTTTGCGACGGCAGCCGCTACGGCCCGTCAGCTGATTGATAATCAGGCTACGTATGGGCTGGGTCTGGAGCAGGACTTCGCCAACGTTTTCCGCGAAGGCAACGAGTACGGCCGGGAGTCGATTTTCGTAGTTGACCGGAACACCGACCCGAGCTATGCCGAAAGCCAGTTTAACAACTCACCCCAGATTGCCAATGGCAACAAAGAGAATCGGCTTAACTTTTACTGGGTATCGTTGTACACCAACGCGCTGAACGTGAACTTCGGCATCTCGGGGGCACCGGCCAATTCGATTGCCGTGATGGATCGTGACACCCGCAACGGGCGGCCATTCCGTCGGTTCCGCCCTACAAACTACACGCTCAATACCGCGTTTGCGGAGCGCAACAACGATTCCCGCTATTTCAAAACGTTCCAGTCGGCCTGGATCTTTAACCGGACCACGCCTGTAACTACCTCGCGCGGGTCGCTGGTGGCCGGTCGCGATACGGCTATCTGGATGCCGGGCGTAGAAGTTACGGAGGCCCAGCGCCGGGCGTTCAAAGGGGTGATTCTGGCGCCGTCGCAGTACACGGCCGACCTGCACCCGACCATGACCAAGCACGCTGCCGTGAACCGATTGACCGTCAACGAGTCGTCGTACCGCCCCATCATTCTGTTCCGTCTGGCGGATACCTACCTGCTGGCGGCCGAGGCCTATATAAAGGATAACAAACCACAGGAAGCCGCGGCCATGATCAATGCCGTTCGGCAGCGGGCCGCGTTTAAGGCAACCAACACGGCCGCTCAGAATGCCGCAGCTGCCACGGCCATGACCATCAGCCCAGCACAGGCAACGCTCGATTTCCTGCTCGACGAGCGAACCCGCGAGCTGTACGGCGAAAACACCCGCTGGCACGATCTGGTACGGACGCAGAGCCTCAAACGCCGGTTGGAACAGTACAACCCGACGCCGGGCTTCCGCGACTTCCACCTGCTGCGGCCTATTCCGCAGTCGCAGATTGACCTGACGACTACGGGCCCCAAGTTTCCACAAAATCCTGGCTATAATTAG
- a CDS encoding sialate O-acetylesterase, with translation MNRTLPAGSVGSVFSLFMNYCMQTFTIRLLVLWLVGISLGVTPVRADVRLPKLITDGMVLQRDVPLNIWGWADPGEVVTVLWAGKSYRATTGPDRTWQVQLPAQRAGGPYSMTIEGRNTLTLTDLLVGDVWLCSGQSNMELPMNRVVDLYADLMATANYPTIRQFNVPTRYSFGAVPDDVPPGRWEAVTPKTIGTFTAVGFFFAKSLHEKYGVPIGLIKASVGGSPAEAWLSDDALKAFPVHEAVAQKMADSAYVARIRQADDARSRIWYTQLGQTDKGRHGAQPWFDPAYDASRWPRMNLPGYWADEPDPALKKLNGVVWFRKEFDVPAALAGQPARLRLGTIVDRDSAYLNGTFVGTIGYQYPPRKYDIPAGGLRPGKNTLVVRVINNIGRGGFTPDKPYQLEVGGQVIDLKGSWQYQVGAEAQPLQPQTFFQYMPGGLYKGMIAPLLPYAFKGVIWYQGESNVSRATEYRDLFSAVISDWRGHWQGATPQAPFPFLFVQLANYLPVQKDPVDSDWAQLREAQRQTLALPNTGMAVAIDLGEWNDIHPLNKADVGKRLALAAERVAYGTKTGVTSGPVFASMRQKGNRLVLRFRETGGGLVSRNSPALKQFAVAEMGPDGKLGPYVWATARIRGKTVEVWHDAVRRPVAVRYAWADNPEGANLYNREGLPASPFAAQLPVSR, from the coding sequence ATGAATCGCACACTTCCTGCCGGCTCGGTGGGGAGTGTGTTCTCGCTTTTTATGAACTACTGTATGCAAACGTTCACGATCCGCCTGTTGGTCCTTTGGCTGGTTGGAATAAGCCTGGGCGTTACGCCGGTTCGGGCCGATGTTCGACTGCCTAAACTGATTACGGACGGCATGGTTCTGCAACGCGACGTGCCGCTGAACATCTGGGGTTGGGCCGATCCGGGCGAAGTTGTGACGGTTTTGTGGGCGGGAAAATCGTACCGGGCGACCACCGGCCCAGACCGGACCTGGCAGGTTCAACTCCCGGCGCAACGGGCGGGCGGGCCCTATTCGATGACCATCGAGGGGCGAAACACGCTTACATTGACCGATTTGCTGGTGGGCGATGTGTGGCTCTGCTCGGGCCAGTCGAATATGGAATTACCCATGAACCGGGTTGTGGATCTGTACGCTGACCTGATGGCGACGGCGAATTACCCAACTATCCGACAGTTTAACGTGCCTACCCGCTACTCGTTTGGCGCTGTGCCGGACGATGTGCCGCCCGGCCGTTGGGAGGCCGTGACGCCCAAAACGATTGGTACGTTTACGGCGGTAGGTTTCTTCTTTGCCAAATCGCTGCACGAAAAATACGGGGTGCCCATCGGCCTGATCAAGGCGAGTGTGGGCGGGTCGCCGGCCGAGGCCTGGCTGAGCGATGATGCGCTGAAGGCGTTTCCGGTGCATGAGGCCGTAGCGCAAAAAATGGCCGATAGCGCCTATGTTGCCCGTATTCGGCAGGCCGACGATGCCCGGAGCCGGATCTGGTACACCCAACTGGGCCAAACCGACAAAGGGCGGCATGGCGCGCAGCCCTGGTTCGATCCGGCGTATGACGCGAGCCGCTGGCCCCGGATGAACCTGCCCGGTTACTGGGCCGACGAGCCCGACCCGGCCCTGAAAAAGCTGAACGGGGTGGTCTGGTTCCGGAAAGAATTCGACGTACCCGCTGCGCTCGCCGGGCAACCCGCCCGATTGCGGCTGGGCACCATCGTTGACCGTGATTCGGCGTACCTCAACGGCACGTTCGTCGGTACGATTGGCTATCAGTACCCACCGCGTAAATACGATATTCCGGCTGGGGGGCTGCGACCGGGCAAAAACACGCTCGTGGTGCGGGTGATCAACAACATTGGGCGGGGCGGTTTCACGCCCGACAAACCGTATCAGCTCGAAGTAGGGGGGCAGGTGATCGATCTGAAAGGCTCGTGGCAGTATCAGGTCGGGGCGGAGGCTCAGCCGTTGCAGCCCCAAACGTTTTTTCAGTACATGCCCGGCGGACTGTATAAGGGCATGATTGCCCCGCTGCTGCCGTACGCGTTCAAAGGGGTTATCTGGTATCAGGGTGAGTCGAACGTAAGTCGGGCAACGGAGTACCGGGATCTGTTTTCGGCGGTCATCAGCGACTGGCGCGGGCATTGGCAGGGCGCTACCCCGCAGGCTCCGTTTCCGTTTCTGTTTGTACAACTGGCCAATTACCTGCCTGTGCAGAAAGACCCCGTCGACAGCGACTGGGCGCAACTGCGGGAGGCTCAGCGGCAAACCCTCGCCCTCCCCAATACCGGCATGGCCGTTGCCATCGACCTGGGTGAGTGGAACGATATTCATCCACTTAACAAAGCGGACGTGGGCAAACGGCTCGCCCTGGCCGCCGAACGGGTTGCGTACGGAACCAAAACGGGCGTAACGAGTGGCCCCGTGTTTGCGTCGATGCGGCAGAAAGGCAATCGGCTGGTGCTGCGGTTCCGGGAAACCGGGGGTGGGTTGGTAAGCCGTAACAGCCCCGCACTGAAGCAGTTTGCGGTGGCCGAGATGGGCCCCGATGGAAAACTGGGTCCGTACGTATGGGCCACCGCCCGGATCCGGGGGAAAACGGTTGAGGTCTGGCACGACGCTGTTCGTCGCCCGGTAGCGGTTCGGTACGCCTGGGCTGATAATCCCGAAGGAGCCAACCTGTACAATCGCGAGGGCCTGCCTGCCTCACCGTTTGCGGCACAGCTGCCCGTTAGTCGGTAA
- a CDS encoding SDR family NAD(P)-dependent oxidoreductase: MQEVSELQAEVPDAASAKTGPGAFSLEGKVALITGGGSGIGFDMARCMVAAGATVIITGRREAPLRDAIAAIGEGPAQNTAHYYVNDVTQLDTLDALVERVEADHGPVDVLVNNAGINLKKPALEVTDDDFNRIIQTNLNAVFALTRACGRRMVARRQGSIIMISSMAAYYGIDRVVAYAASKSAVEGMVKVLASEFSGYNVRVNAIAPGFIETEMSKVAMNGDPDRRDRAMRRTPMGKFGKPEDIGWAAVFLASDAARYITGASLPVDGGNSIGF; the protein is encoded by the coding sequence ATGCAGGAAGTATCCGAATTACAGGCTGAGGTGCCCGATGCGGCTTCGGCCAAAACTGGACCCGGCGCTTTTTCACTCGAAGGCAAAGTGGCCCTAATTACCGGGGGTGGTAGCGGCATTGGGTTCGATATGGCCCGGTGCATGGTGGCGGCCGGTGCCACAGTGATCATTACCGGCCGACGGGAAGCCCCTCTGCGCGATGCCATTGCGGCCATAGGGGAGGGGCCCGCTCAGAACACGGCCCATTATTATGTGAACGACGTAACCCAGCTCGACACCCTCGACGCGCTCGTGGAAAGGGTAGAAGCCGATCATGGTCCTGTCGATGTTCTGGTGAATAATGCCGGCATCAACCTCAAAAAACCGGCCCTCGAAGTAACCGACGACGATTTCAACCGGATTATCCAGACGAACCTGAACGCAGTGTTTGCCCTGACGCGGGCCTGCGGTCGGCGGATGGTGGCCCGGCGGCAGGGATCCATTATTATGATCTCGTCGATGGCTGCCTATTACGGCATCGACCGGGTGGTGGCCTACGCAGCTTCCAAGTCGGCCGTGGAAGGTATGGTGAAAGTACTGGCTTCTGAGTTTTCAGGGTATAACGTGCGGGTCAATGCGATTGCGCCGGGATTCATCGAAACCGAAATGAGTAAGGTGGCCATGAACGGCGACCCCGACCGGCGCGACCGGGCCATGCGCCGAACCCCAATGGGTAAATTCGGGAAACCCGAAGACATTGGCTGGGCAGCCGTTTTTTTGGCATCCGATGCCGCCCGGTACATTACCGGCGCGTCGCTACCCGTTGATGGCGGAAATTCAATTGGGTTTTAA
- a CDS encoding alpha-glucuronidase family glycosyl hydrolase: MIRKLLLGLLLASHVVCADDGYRLWLKYDPLPDATQRASYARSAGFIAVTGNDPVLRTAASELQVGLQGLLGKPVPVVASAAGKTGGIVLQVGSEPALNREGYRLASRGNNLVVSANSASGVLYGAFAILRQVQTGAPIANLSVTSNPKVKLRMLNHWDNVNGTIERGYAGSSLWKWYELPERIDPRYRDYARANASLGINGTVVNNVNASPRFMTDEYIKKVAALADVFRPYGIRVYLSVYFPASKVVNGPGKPALKSADPLDPAVRQWWAEKVNEIYAQIPDFGGFLVKANSEGEPGPQDYGRTHADGANMLAEALGTHDGVVIWRSFVYKPAENADRFRAAYEEFTPLDGKFHPKVVVQVKNGPIDFQVREPFSPLFGAMPKTPLAMEFQLTQEYLGFATHMVYEAPMFKECLDTDTYVKGPGSTVAKVIDGSLHGYEQTAMAGVANTGSDRNWTGHTMGQANWYAFGRLAWDHTLTSEGIAREWVQMSLTRQPKAVQTITDLMMRSREIYVNYTNPLGLHHIMGYGIHYGPEPWLDKAPRPDWRHTYYHRADSIGVGFNRTATGSNALSLYTPPVQQQWGKAETTPLPYLLWFHHVPWNQTLSTGRSLWDELCVRYYTGADSVRWMQQQWAQVKPALDPELFDDVAGRLAVQQKEAIWWRDACVLYFGRFARRPIPAPFKAPDRSLEEVKRLVDIYQLR, translated from the coding sequence ATGATAAGAAAACTTCTTCTGGGCTTGCTGCTGGCGAGTCATGTGGTTTGTGCCGACGATGGGTATCGGCTATGGCTTAAATACGACCCGTTGCCCGATGCCACCCAACGGGCCAGCTATGCCCGGTCGGCTGGGTTCATTGCCGTAACGGGTAACGACCCCGTACTCAGAACGGCGGCATCCGAATTACAGGTTGGCTTGCAGGGATTGCTGGGTAAGCCGGTGCCGGTGGTAGCTTCGGCGGCTGGTAAAACAGGCGGTATTGTGTTGCAGGTGGGTAGTGAACCGGCCCTCAACCGCGAAGGCTACCGGCTGGCCTCGCGCGGAAATAACCTCGTGGTGAGTGCCAACAGCGCATCGGGGGTGCTCTACGGAGCCTTTGCGATCCTGCGGCAGGTGCAGACCGGGGCGCCCATCGCTAACCTGTCGGTAACCAGTAACCCGAAAGTGAAGCTCCGCATGCTCAACCACTGGGACAATGTCAACGGCACCATCGAACGGGGGTACGCCGGTTCGTCGCTCTGGAAATGGTACGAGTTACCCGAGCGGATCGACCCGCGCTACCGCGATTACGCCCGCGCCAATGCGTCGCTTGGCATCAATGGTACGGTCGTGAACAACGTGAACGCCAGCCCCCGGTTCATGACCGACGAATACATAAAAAAGGTAGCGGCCCTGGCTGACGTGTTTCGACCCTACGGTATCCGGGTGTACCTGTCGGTGTATTTTCCGGCGTCCAAAGTGGTGAATGGGCCCGGGAAACCCGCCCTGAAGTCGGCTGACCCCCTCGACCCGGCCGTGCGGCAGTGGTGGGCCGAGAAAGTGAACGAGATTTATGCCCAAATTCCCGATTTCGGTGGGTTCCTGGTGAAGGCCAATTCGGAAGGGGAGCCCGGCCCGCAGGATTACGGCCGTACCCATGCCGACGGTGCCAATATGCTCGCTGAAGCCCTCGGTACCCACGATGGGGTGGTGATCTGGCGGTCGTTTGTGTACAAGCCCGCCGAGAATGCCGACCGGTTTCGGGCGGCCTACGAAGAGTTTACTCCGCTCGACGGGAAATTTCACCCCAAGGTGGTTGTGCAGGTGAAAAACGGCCCAATTGATTTTCAGGTACGCGAGCCGTTTTCGCCCCTGTTCGGGGCTATGCCCAAAACACCCCTCGCCATGGAGTTTCAGCTGACGCAGGAATACCTTGGGTTTGCCACGCATATGGTGTACGAAGCGCCGATGTTTAAGGAGTGCCTGGATACGGATACCTACGTGAAAGGCCCCGGCTCCACGGTGGCGAAGGTGATCGACGGGAGTCTGCACGGGTACGAACAAACGGCCATGGCCGGGGTTGCCAATACGGGCTCCGACCGCAACTGGACGGGGCATACCATGGGGCAGGCCAACTGGTACGCCTTTGGCCGGCTCGCCTGGGATCATACGCTCACCTCCGAAGGGATTGCCCGCGAGTGGGTACAGATGTCCCTCACCCGCCAACCCAAAGCCGTACAGACAATTACCGACCTCATGATGCGGTCGCGGGAGATTTACGTGAACTACACCAATCCGCTCGGTCTGCACCACATTATGGGCTACGGCATCCACTACGGTCCTGAGCCCTGGCTCGACAAGGCCCCCCGACCCGACTGGCGACACACCTATTACCACCGGGCCGACTCGATTGGGGTTGGGTTCAACCGCACCGCAACGGGCAGCAACGCCCTGAGTCTGTACACGCCCCCCGTGCAGCAGCAGTGGGGCAAAGCCGAAACCACGCCTTTGCCGTACCTGCTCTGGTTTCATCATGTGCCCTGGAACCAGACACTGTCAACGGGTCGTTCGCTCTGGGATGAGCTGTGTGTACGGTATTATACCGGTGCCGACTCCGTGCGCTGGATGCAGCAGCAGTGGGCGCAGGTGAAGCCCGCTCTCGATCCTGAGCTGTTCGACGATGTGGCTGGCCGACTGGCGGTACAACAGAAAGAGGCTATCTGGTGGCGCGATGCCTGTGTGCTGTATTTTGGTCGGTTTGCCCGGCGGCCTATTCCGGCTCCGTTCAAAGCCCCCGACCGTTCGCTCGAAGAGGTCAAACGATTAGTCGATATTTACCAATTACGATAA